The Hymenobacter baengnokdamensis genome includes a region encoding these proteins:
- a CDS encoding alpha/beta hydrolase translates to MLMERMAGLYSKNTMFGVGLLTSLLAHGAVAQTTLRLTSVPAATPAGQALYVAGSFNNWEPGAAGYALTRQPNGSYELVLPATIHGPQEFKFTRGSWATGEADAAFQPVANRRATFGNDPATLTFQVATWQDQRPGGVAVAGPKAHTAAANVRILADSFRLPQLGGRGRRVWLYLPPGYAGSRQKRYPVLYLQDGQNVFDEATSFSGEWGVDETLNQLATQDRHSAGCIVVAVDNGGARRLDEYSPWANAEYKKGGEGEQYTNFLALTLKPYIDAHYRTLPDAAHTAIAGSSMGGLIALYAGLKYPKVFGRVGVFSPAIWFAKDSLLGYERRHQPAPLSSRFYFVAGPAESETMVPLMTEARDALLARGVPAANLMLKAPADGKHAEWFWRREFGPAYRWLLGN, encoded by the coding sequence ATGCTTATGGAGAGAATGGCGGGTTTATATAGTAAAAATACCATGTTTGGTGTGGGGCTGCTGACCAGCCTGCTGGCACACGGGGCAGTAGCGCAAACCACGCTCCGGCTAACGTCAGTGCCGGCGGCTACGCCGGCCGGGCAAGCACTTTATGTAGCGGGCTCCTTCAATAACTGGGAGCCCGGCGCAGCCGGCTATGCGCTAACGCGCCAGCCCAATGGCAGCTACGAGCTGGTGCTGCCTGCCACAATACATGGCCCCCAGGAGTTTAAGTTTACCCGTGGTTCCTGGGCAACGGGAGAGGCTGATGCGGCCTTTCAGCCAGTAGCGAACCGGCGGGCCACTTTTGGCAACGACCCCGCAACGCTTACTTTTCAGGTAGCGACCTGGCAGGACCAGCGCCCCGGTGGGGTTGCCGTAGCGGGGCCCAAGGCGCATACTGCGGCGGCTAACGTGCGCATCCTGGCCGATTCTTTTCGGCTGCCCCAGCTGGGCGGGCGGGGCCGGCGGGTATGGCTCTATCTGCCGCCCGGCTATGCGGGCTCGCGCCAGAAGCGCTACCCGGTGCTGTACCTGCAGGACGGCCAGAATGTGTTTGATGAGGCTACTTCGTTCTCGGGTGAGTGGGGCGTTGATGAAACCCTGAACCAGCTAGCTACCCAGGACCGCCACTCTGCCGGCTGCATTGTAGTAGCCGTAGACAACGGCGGGGCGCGGCGGCTCGACGAGTATTCGCCCTGGGCGAATGCCGAGTATAAAAAAGGCGGCGAAGGTGAGCAGTACACTAACTTTCTGGCCCTTACCCTCAAACCCTACATTGATGCCCACTACCGTACGCTGCCTGATGCTGCCCACACGGCCATTGCGGGTTCGAGTATGGGGGGGCTTATTGCCTTGTATGCCGGCCTCAAGTATCCAAAGGTGTTCGGGCGGGTAGGCGTTTTCTCACCAGCCATCTGGTTTGCCAAAGACTCGCTGCTGGGCTACGAGCGCCGGCACCAGCCGGCTCCGCTCAGCAGCCGCTTTTACTTTGTGGCCGGCCCTGCCGAGAGCGAAACTATGGTGCCGCTCATGACGGAAGCGCGTGACGCCTTGCTGGCCCGGGGTGTGCCAGCAGCTAACCTTATGCTGAAGGCGCCCGCCGATGGCAAGCACGCCGAATGGTTCTGGCGGCGCGAGTTTGGCCCAGCTTACCGTTGGCTGCTGGGCAACTAG